The Glycine soja cultivar W05 chromosome 8, ASM419377v2, whole genome shotgun sequence genome has a window encoding:
- the LOC114424678 gene encoding anaphase-promoting complex subunit 4-like isoform X3 has protein sequence MKKSIEPSTLSTLIINHGLDLLPQEEFLSLLGGASPLVHQFLVNTVGEVGVKRISNVLSDAGKELECIVLDHLQHVVEVIGFRIGELRGLSRWHAHYHDIGLDESLINNATEKAGGRRL, from the exons ATGAAGAAAAGTATTGAACCTTCAACTTTGTCTACTCTGATTATAAATCATG GACTTGATTTGTTACCTCAAGAGGAGTTTCTAAGCCTTTTAGGTGGTGCAAGCCCACTAGTTCATCAATTTCTCGTTAACACTGTTGGAGAAGTG GGTGTTAAGCGTATTTCAAATGTTCTCTCCGATGCAGGCAAAGAACTTGAATGTATTGTCTTGGACCACCTCCAG CATGTTGTAGAAGTTATTGGATTCAGAATAGGAGAACTAAGAGGGCTTTCAAGATGGCATGCACATTATCACGACATTGGCTTGGATGAGTCACTTATTAACAATGCAACAGAAAAGGCTG GTGGAAGAAGGCTTTAG
- the LOC114424678 gene encoding anaphase-promoting complex subunit 4-like isoform X2, giving the protein MKKSIEPSTLSTLIINHGLDLLPQEEFLSLLGGASPLVHQFLVNTVGEVGVKRISNVLSDAGKELECIVLDHLQHVVEVIGFRIGELRGLSRWHAHYHDIGLDESLINNATEKAGLEEIW; this is encoded by the exons ATGAAGAAAAGTATTGAACCTTCAACTTTGTCTACTCTGATTATAAATCATG GACTTGATTTGTTACCTCAAGAGGAGTTTCTAAGCCTTTTAGGTGGTGCAAGCCCACTAGTTCATCAATTTCTCGTTAACACTGTTGGAGAAGTG GGTGTTAAGCGTATTTCAAATGTTCTCTCCGATGCAGGCAAAGAACTTGAATGTATTGTCTTGGACCACCTCCAG CATGTTGTAGAAGTTATTGGATTCAGAATAGGAGAACTAAGAGGGCTTTCAAGATGGCATGCACATTATCACGACATTGGCTTGGATGAGTCACTTATTAACAATGCAACAGAAAAGGCTG GACTCGAAGAAATCTGGTAG
- the LOC114424678 gene encoding anaphase-promoting complex subunit 4-like isoform X1 produces the protein MKKSIEPSTLSTLIINHGLDLLPQEEFLSLLGGASPLVHQFLVNTVGEVGVKRISNVLSDAGKELECIVLDHLQHVVEVIGFRIGELRGLSRWHAHYHDIGLDESLINNATEKAGMLLVQILVEKITCLAKLLIMKSSRFIEFLLCCQTNNL, from the exons ATGAAGAAAAGTATTGAACCTTCAACTTTGTCTACTCTGATTATAAATCATG GACTTGATTTGTTACCTCAAGAGGAGTTTCTAAGCCTTTTAGGTGGTGCAAGCCCACTAGTTCATCAATTTCTCGTTAACACTGTTGGAGAAGTG GGTGTTAAGCGTATTTCAAATGTTCTCTCCGATGCAGGCAAAGAACTTGAATGTATTGTCTTGGACCACCTCCAG CATGTTGTAGAAGTTATTGGATTCAGAATAGGAGAACTAAGAGGGCTTTCAAGATGGCATGCACATTATCACGACATTGGCTTGGATGAGTCACTTATTAACAATGCAACAGAAAAGGCTGGTATGCTACTTGTACAAATTCTAGTAGAGAAAATTACTTGTCTAGCAAAATTACTTATCATGAAATCTTCAAGGTTTATAGAATTTTTGCTTTGTTGTCAGACAAACAATTTGTAA
- the LOC114424165 gene encoding uncharacterized protein LOC114424165: MLQGLISSVMNSYDNITFVKAFIGKILRDLSLRETTKRVLEKVFRMSLKTVKELLEDYLSPVFRGDLNETKAIQRLNLHKASTNGKHLLWLVERMIELRVVDVAVREWSEQVVFTADLQRAFRDDAWRNIVPGLPAVILRCTFRLTNVVRGKLVEDWLPVLVVYKDNGSATPISPSNKSLYLELEETFLRIISTLPMSDA; encoded by the exons ATGCTGCAAGGATTGATTTCCTCAGTGATGAACAGTTACGACAACATTACATTTGTGAAGGCTTTCATAGGGAAGATTCTTCGGGATCTGTCATTGAGGGAGACAACGAAGAGAGTGTTGGAGAAGGTGTTTAGGATGAGCTTGAAGACGGTGAAGGAGTTGTTGGAGGATTATTTGAGTCCAGTGTTCAGAGGGGATCTGAACGAGACGAAGGCTATTCAGAGGCTGAATCTGCATAAGGCTTCAACAAATGGGAAACATCTTCTATGGCTGGTGGAGAGGATGATTGAGCTTAGGGTTGTTGATGTCGCAGTTAGAGAATGGAGTGAGCAAGTTGTCTTCACTGCTGATTTGCAAAGGGCGTTTCGTGATGATGCATGGAGGAACATTGTGCCTGGCCTTCCTGCTGTTATTCTCAGGTGTACATTTAGGCTCACCAATGTT GTGAGAGGGAAGCTCGTAGAAGATTGGCTACCGGTACTGGTTGTATACAAAGATAATGGTTCAGCAACACCAATATCACCCAGCAACAAATCATTGTACTTGGAACTGGAAGAAACATTCTTGCGAATCATCTCGACATTGCCTATGTCAGATGCTTAA
- the LOC114423109 gene encoding protein DETOXIFICATION 29-like: MEDHDDQTHPLLTRRHHTPDSSAVVFTATSDDIAPIGGAGDFAREFFAESKKLWYLAGPAIFTSVCQYSLGGVTQVFSGHVNTLALAAVSVENSVIAGFCLGITFGMGSALETLCGQAYGAGQVHMLGVYMQRSWVILNATAILLSLLYIFAGHMLRAIGQTEAISAAAGEFALWMIPQLFAYAVNYPAQKFLQAQSRIMVMAWIAAAALVLHTLFSWLLILEFGWGLVGAAVVLNASWWFIDIAQLVYIVSGACGEAWSGFTFKAFHNLWGFVRLSLASAVMLCLEVWYFMALVLFAGYLKNAEVSVDALSICMNILGWTIMVSFGMNAAVSVRVSNELGASHPRTAKFSLLVAMITSTLIGVMLSMVLIIFRNHYPFFFSNDSEVRAMVVELTPMLALCIVINNVQPVLSGVAVGAGWQALVAYVNIACYYLFGIPLGLVLGYKLDMGVMGIWSGMLSGTILQTCVLFFLVYRTDWNKEASLAEDRIKQWGGHEDS, encoded by the exons ATGGAGGACCATGACGACCAAACTCACCCACTTCTCACGCGGCGACACCACACACCAGACTCCTCCGCCGTCGTCTTCACGGCGACATCCGATGATATCGCTCCGATAGGCGGCGCCGGCGACTTCGCCAGAGAGTTCTTCGCCGAGTCGAAGAAGCTCTGGTACCTCGCCGGCCCTGCCATCTTCACCTCCGTCTGCCAGTACTCCCTCGGCGGCGTCACCCAAGTCTTCTCCGGCCACGTCAACACCCTCGCCCTCGCCGCCGTCTCTGTCGAAAACTCCGTCATCGCCGGCTTCTGCCTAGGCATCACG TTTGGAATGGGAAGCGCGTTGGAAACGCTATGTGGACAAGCTTACGGAGCAGGGCAAGTGCACATGCTGGGAGTGTACATGCAGCGCTCGTGGGTGATTCTGAACGCCACCGCGATCCTGCTGTCGCTCCTCTACATCTTCGCGGGGCATATGCTTAGAGCTATAGGGCAGACGGAGGCGATTTCGGCGGCGGCGGGGGAGTTCGCGTTGTGGATGATCCCGCAGCTGTTCGCGTACGCGGTGAACTACCCGGCGCAGAAGTTCCTGCAGGCGCAAAGCAGGATCATGGTGATGGCGTGGATCGCGGCGGCGGCGCTGGTGCTGCACACTTTGTTCAGCTGGTTGCTCATTCTGGAGTTCGGGTGGGGTCTCGTCGGCGCCGCCGTGGTGCTGAACGCGTCGTGGTGGTTCATCGACATTGCACAGCTCGTTTATATAGTGAGTGGGGCCTGTGGGGAGGCTTGGTCCGGATTTACCTTCAAAGCCTTTCACAATCTCTGGGGCTTCGTTCGTCTCTCTCTTGCCTCTGCTGTCATGCTCTG CCTTGAAGTGTGGTATTTTATGGCCCTGGTCCTCTTCGCTGGATATTTAAAGAATGCAGAAGTTTCGGTCGATGCCTTATCTATCTG CATGAACATATTGGGATGGACCATCATGGTATCCTTTGGAATGAACGCAGCCGTAAG TGTGAGGGTGTCAAATGAATTAGGAGCATCTCACCCAAGAACAGCAAAGTTTTCACTTCTTGTTGCTATGATCACTTCGACTCTGATCGGTGTCATGCTCTCCATGGTGCTGATCATCTTCCGGAACCAttaccctttctttttctcaaaTGATTCAGAAGTGAGAGCGATGGTGGTGGAGCTCACACCCATGTTGGCCCTTTGCATTGTCATCAACAACGTGCAACCCGTTCTCTCAGGGGTTGCTGTTGGCGCAGGGTGGCAGGCTTTGGTTGCTTATGTGAACATTGCTTGTTACTACCTATTTGGTATTCCTCTGGGCCTTGTTTTGGGATACAAGCTTGACATGGGTGTCATG GGGATTTGGTCTGGAATGCTGTCAGGAACTATCTTACAAACTTGTGTTCTATTCTTCCTTGTCTATAGAACAGATTGGAATAAAGAG GCATCCCTTGCGGAAGATAGAATAAAGCAGTGGGGTGGGCATGAAGATTCATAA